In Podospora pseudoanserina strain CBS 124.78 chromosome 5, whole genome shotgun sequence, a single window of DNA contains:
- the BNA4 gene encoding kynurenine 3-monooxygenase, mitochondrial precursor (COG:C; EggNog:ENOG503NUXH): MVKKQKIVVIGAGPVGSLAALYAASRGNDVEIYELRGDLRDPSTTPLNFTKSINLALSERGLNAMRHAGQPKLIDHVKAATIPMRGRMIHGKKPNGQLYEEAQDYDIHGRAILAIDRGGLNKRLLDILEEMPNVTFFFNHKLTGADFNKNKAWFEVKDGTSSGEKGQRAREIEIDFDFMIGADGAHSAVRYHLMKYTRMDYEQQYIDTLWCEFQIQPKENPEDDSLMSKFRISPNHLHIWPGKKFMFIAIPSDDGTFTCTLFAPAEFYTFLESDPSGAHIPDFFDTYFPGVTDLIPPAQLISSFHSNPHLPLISIKCKPYHYSSSAVIVGDAAHAMVPFYGQGMNAGLEDVRILFDILDKHARMDEETVDHDPASARERALDEYSRVRVQDAHAINDLALQNYVEMRASVLSLSYRFRKWLEEQLSVWLPGLGWQTKYSRVSFGNERYSEVVRKSEHQGRVLMRALTGLLFGALGGPLVAVGVVMAVRYRRAVDVGLRAAMGNVDSMVEYMTMNR, translated from the exons atggtgaagaagcagaagattGTGGTGATTGGGGCTGGGCCTGTCGGGTCACTGGCAGCTCTGTATGCTGCTAGCCGTGGAAATGACGTCGAAATCTACGAACTGCGGGGAG ACCTACGTGACCCGTCGACGACGCCACTAAACTTCACAAAGTCCATCAACTTGGCCCTGTCAGAGCGTGGCTTGAATGCTATGCGCCACGCAGGCCAACCAAAGCTCATCGACCACGTCAAAGCTGCCACCATTCCCATGAGAGGCCGCATGATTCACGGAAAGAAACCAAATGGTCAACTTTATGAGGAAGCCCAAGACTATGATATCCATGGAAGG GCAATCCTCGCCATTGACCGCGGTGGCCTCAACAAAAGACTGCTCGATATCCTCGAAGAAATGCCCAACGttaccttcttcttcaatcACAAGCTTACAGGAGCCGActtcaacaagaacaaggcgTGGTTCGAGGTGAAAGATGGGACTTCATCAGGGGAGAAAGGGCAGCGAGCCCGGGAAATTGAGATCGATTTCGACTTTATGATTGGTGCCGACGGCGCTCACTCGGCAGTCCGATATCACCTTATGAAGTACACACGCATGGACTATGAGCAACAGTACATCGACACGTTGTGGTGCGAGTTTCAGATCCAGCCCAAGGAAAACCCAGAAGATGATAGCTTGATGTCCAAGTTCCGGATATCGCCTAATCATCTGCACATCTGGCCAGGGAAGAAGTTTATGTTTATCGCCATTCCCAGCGAC GACGGCACCTTCACCTGCACCCTCTTCGCCCCCGCCGAATTCTACACTTTCCTCGAATCCGACCCCTCGGGCGCCCACATCCCTGACTTTTTCGACACCTACTTCCCCGGCGTCACCgacctcatcccccccgcccaattgatctcctcctttcactccaacccccacctccccctcatcagcatcaaATGCAAGCCCTACCACTACAGTTCCTCGGCCGTTATCGTAGGCGACGCCGCTCACGCCATGGTCCCCTTTTACGGTCAGGGCATGAACGCCGGTCTGGAAGACGTCCGCATTCTGTTCGACATCCTAGACAAACACGCAAGAATGGACGAAGAAACTGTTGATCACGACCCAGCCTCGGCACGGGAAAGAGCATTGGATGAGTACTCCCGTGTTAGAGTGCAGGATGCTCACGCGATCAATGATTTGGCACTGCAGAATTATGTGGAGATGAGAGCCTCGGTTTTGAGTTTGAGTTATCGGTTTAGgaagtggctggaggagcagctgAGTGTTTGGTTgcctgggttggggtggCAGACGAAGTATTCGAGGGTGAGTTTTGGGAATGAGAGGTATAGTGAGGTTGTGAGGAAGAGTGAGCACCAGGGCAGGGTGCTGATGAGGGCGTTGACGGGGCTGTTGTTTGGGGCTTTGGGGGGGCCGTTagtggcggtgggggtggtgatggcggttcGGTATCggagggcggtggatgtGGGGTTGAGGGCGGCGATGGGGAATGTGGATAGTATGGTTGAGTATATGACTATGAATAGGtag
- a CDS encoding hypothetical protein (EggNog:ENOG503PAST), with amino-acid sequence MIVIYLRSQRSLRQRAAVAVQLPPAPHWARLEKGSQIPKAMECLEIHPSKKNQKRLSLIHSLILPSADERFFPTCVLSLSCQAVTRSASSQTTHDSIVFMPPFSRTTPTDGHYIRNLPLMNCCGYFDSDGDWHFIADLTAGKDLVTSRGWTAPDDELVRSRHEKPSSLIWGLKKSRSVISRELGGEVAANILSPISPSPKMVFICEKDEGAVLTIQNPVLRHRVCDESATLKWVKENRVKILRRHRKIVEQHGIWVVNKTYTTTRSGVVVMFSNSSTVEIGIGAAVPGMVTLTPLSSWTSGKGDLATEVHDDSNGVVVFMSGVYFSKSD; translated from the exons ATGATCGTTATTTATTTACGCAGCCAGAGATCGCTGAGGCAAAGAGCCGCTGTGGCAGTACAATTGCCCCCTGCTCCACATTGGGCACGACTTGAAAAAGGAAGCCAGATTCCGAAAGCAATGGAATGTCTCGagatccatccatccaaaaaaaatcaaaaaagACTTTCGTTGATCCATTCACTAATCTTACCCAGTGCAGACGAAAGGTTTTTTCCCACCTGTGTTCTGTCCCTTTCCTGTCAGGCGGTGACAAGGTCAGCATCCTCCCAAACAACTCACGACTCGATCGTGTTTATGCCCCCCTTCTCCAGGACCACTCCTACGGATGGGCACTATATAAGAAATTTACCACTGATGAACTGCTGCGGATACTTCGACTCAGACGGTGACTGGCATTTCATTGCTGACCTTACCGCTGGGAAAGACCTTGTCACCTCGAGAGGATGGACAGCACCCGATGATGAACTTGTCAGGAGCAGGCATGAGAAGCCATCTAGCTTGATATGGGGGCTGAAAAAGTCCAGATCCGTGATCTCCCGTGAGTTAGGCGGTGAAGTCGCGGCCAA CATATTATCGCCAATCTCACCGTCACCCAAGATGGTGTTCATCTGTGAGAAGGACGAAGGTGCGGTTCTCACGATCCAAAATCCTGTTTTGAGACACCGTGTCTGTGACGAGTCGGCTACCTTGAAATGGGTCAAAGAGAACAGGGTCAAGATATTAAGGCGGCACAGGAAGATCGTCGAACAACATGGAATCTGGGTTGTGAACAAGACGTATACCACGACTCGAAGTGGCGTTGTCGTTATGTTCTCCAACTCTTCCACTGTCGAGATTGGCATCGGGGCTGCGGTTCCGGGCATGGTGACACTGACACCGTTGAGCTCATGGACCTCCGGCAAAGGTGATCTCGCGACAGAAGTTCATGACGACAGCAATGGCGTTGTGGTGTTCATGAGTGGGGTATACTTTTCCAAAAGCGACTGA